The segment GTCTGCGGCCAGTTCGTCGACAGGGCCACCGGCCGCGGGTCGAGCCAGCCGTACAGCACGGCCGTGCCCCCGGGCCGCAGCGCGTCCCCGAGCCGGGCGAACCCGGGCCCGCCGATCGCGTCGAAGGCGAGATCGGCGCCCGCCCCGCCGGTGATCCGCCGCACCTCCGCCACAAGGTCCTCGGTGTCCGTCGCGATCACCTGAGCGGCCCCGAGCTCCAGAAGCCGCTTCCGCTTGCCCTCGCCGCGCGTGGTGGCGATCGGCACGGCCCCGACGCGCAGCGCCGTCTGGATCGCGGCCGTCCCCACCCCGCTGGACGCCCCGGTGATCACCACGTGGTCGCCGGGGCCGAGGCCGCCGGTCAGCACCATGCCGCCGTACGCCGTGAAGTACGTCAGCCAGACCGCCGCCGCCGTCACCGCGTCCACCCCCTCGGGCCGGGCCACCACGTACTCCTCGGGCAGCACCACCCGCTCCGCGTGCACCCCGTACACCCCGAAGTCGAAGTTGGCCGCCGCCATCACCGGATCTCCGGGCGCGTACGCGGTGACCCCCGCGCCGACCGCCTCCACGACGCCCGCCGCCTCGTAGCCGAGCCGCGAACCCGGCAGCGTCGCCGGGTAGTAGTAGGCACCCGCGCGGAACAGCGCCTCGGCCCGGTTGAGCCCGATCGCCTCGACCCGTACGAGCACCTCGCCGGGCCCGGGGGCCGGCAGCGGCACCTCCTCCACGGTGAGGACCTCGGGCCCGCCGGTCCGATG is part of the Streptomyces sp. NBC_00250 genome and harbors:
- a CDS encoding zinc-dependent alcohol dehydrogenase family protein, whose product is MTTTDMTTRAVLFHRTGGPEVLTVEEVPLPAPGPGEVLVRVEAIGLNRAEALFRAGAYYYPATLPGSRLGYEAAGVVEAVGAGVTAYAPGDPVMAAANFDFGVYGVHAERVVLPEEYVVARPEGVDAVTAAAVWLTYFTAYGGMVLTGGLGPGDHVVITGASSGVGTAAIQTALRVGAVPIATTRGEGKRKRLLELGAAQVIATDTEDLVAEVRRITGGAGADLAFDAIGGPGFARLGDALRPGGTAVLYGWLDPRPVALSTNWPQTVHTYANGALARTAEGRRRAAGFIGSGLRDGSLAPVIAETFDGLERITDAHRLMESNEHLGKIVVRVGE